A single region of the Melopsittacus undulatus isolate bMelUnd1 chromosome 10, bMelUnd1.mat.Z, whole genome shotgun sequence genome encodes:
- the CD40 gene encoding tumor necrosis factor receptor superfamily member 5, which produces MRRLGLVGLLGAALLGCWEPGDAVRCFDKQYEYRGRCCNRCHPGEKLVSECSDTEDSICTPCESGHYQQSWTKEKHCAPHDICEDNTGLVVKTHGNATHNTVCQCRAGTHCSDTSCQTCVENQPCQRGFGFVAAKAMARMTSPCEPCAEGTFSNVSSKTEPCHPWTSCEEKGLMVKVKGTNASDVICESGRRSLLSVLIPIAAVAVTFLVGIVVYYLVHRDPKQQMQKQGKPGRPEENLETHQPTEEWEDPFPVQETLLRGQPVAQEDGKESRMAEQERL; this is translated from the exons ATGCGGCGGCTCGGGCTGGTGGGGCTGCTCGGAGCGGCGCTGCTGGGG TGCTGGGAGCCTGGTGATGCTGTCAGATGCTTTGATAAACAGTATGAATACAGAGGCAGATGCTGCAACCGGTGTCATCCAG GAGAAAAGCTGGTGTCTGAATGTAGTGACACAGAGGACTCTATCTGCACCCCTTGTGAGAGTGGCCACTACCAGCAGAGCTGGACCAAAGAGAAGCATTGTGCCCCCCACGATATCTGTGAAGACA ACACTGGCCTCGTCGTGAAGACACACGGCAATGCGACGCACAACACGGTGTGCCAGTGCCGGGCTGGCACGCACTGCTCTGACACCAGCTGCCAGACCTGTGTGGAGAACCAGCCCTGCCAGCGTGGCTTTGGCTTTGTGGCGG ccaAAGCCATGGCCCGGATGACATCCCCCTGTGAGCCCTGTGCAGAAGGCACCTTCTCCAATGTCTCTTCCAAAACCGAGCCGTGCCATCCCTGGACAAG ctgtgaggaaaagggGCTGATGGTGAAGGTGAAAGGGACCAATGCCTCAGATGTGATCTGTG AGTCGGGCAGGCGGTCCTTGCTCTCCGTGCTCATTCCCATTGCTGCCGTTGCTGTCACATTCCTCGTGGGCATCGTCGTCTACTACCTGGTGCACAGGG ATCCCAAGCAACAGATGCAGAAGCAG GGGAAACCTGGGAGGCCTGAAGAGAACTTGGAGACACATCAGCCCACTGAGGAGTGGGAGGATCCCTTCCCTGTGCAGGAGACGTTGCTCAGGGGCCAGCCCGTGGCACAGGAGGACGGCAAGGAGAGCCGCATGGCcgagcaggagaggctgtga